The following coding sequences lie in one Methylotuvimicrobium alcaliphilum 20Z genomic window:
- a CDS encoding sodium:solute symporter family protein has product MNTVLTGILVYISAQLLIGVFVSKKIKTEDDYLLAGRSLGVGLATLSVFATWFGAETCIGAAGAVYEEGLSGATLDPFGYSLCLVLMGLVFSIPLWRRQLTTLADLFRQRYSPRVEKLAVLMMVPGTIMWAAAQIRAFGQVLSATSGFEVELTIACAALVVIVYTMYGGLMADVITDAVQGVALIIGLSILLTIVLTAGGGWQPSIASIEPERLVLFKTAENENWLDIMEHWMIPIGGSVIAQELVSRVLACRSPQIARQACLAGGLLYLSVGLIPILIGLLGYRLLPGLAEPEQILPQLAQQYLPTFLYIIFAGALISAILSTVDSALMAASALLSHNLIVPLLGTIDESRKVRIARLAVLFGGMVAYWFALQTDRVHSLVEQASAFGSAGIVTVVVFGLFTRFGGAYSAAGSLLAGTVIWTAGHYAFDLKTPYLIALGGAIAVYSTIALLELKLHKIAPL; this is encoded by the coding sequence ATGAACACAGTTCTAACCGGCATTCTGGTTTATATATCGGCACAGCTTTTGATCGGCGTTTTCGTTTCGAAAAAAATCAAAACGGAAGACGATTATTTATTGGCCGGACGTAGTCTTGGCGTAGGCCTTGCCACGTTGAGCGTGTTCGCGACTTGGTTCGGCGCCGAAACCTGTATCGGCGCGGCTGGTGCTGTTTATGAGGAAGGCCTGTCCGGCGCGACGCTCGATCCTTTCGGTTATTCGCTCTGTCTGGTTTTGATGGGCTTAGTGTTTTCGATTCCATTGTGGCGCCGGCAATTGACCACCTTGGCTGATTTGTTTAGGCAACGCTATTCGCCGCGGGTTGAAAAACTTGCGGTATTGATGATGGTGCCCGGTACGATCATGTGGGCCGCCGCTCAAATTCGGGCATTCGGACAGGTGTTATCGGCTACGTCCGGCTTCGAAGTCGAGCTGACGATCGCCTGCGCGGCGCTGGTCGTGATTGTCTATACAATGTACGGCGGTTTGATGGCCGATGTCATCACCGATGCGGTGCAAGGTGTCGCTCTGATCATAGGCCTTTCGATTTTATTGACGATTGTATTGACCGCCGGAGGAGGCTGGCAGCCTTCGATTGCCTCGATCGAACCGGAGCGTTTGGTTTTATTCAAAACCGCCGAGAATGAAAACTGGCTGGATATTATGGAACACTGGATGATTCCAATCGGCGGATCGGTCATCGCACAAGAACTGGTATCTCGGGTACTGGCTTGCCGTTCGCCGCAAATCGCGCGTCAAGCTTGTTTGGCCGGCGGTCTATTGTATCTTTCGGTCGGCTTGATTCCGATCTTGATCGGCTTGCTCGGTTATCGCTTGTTACCGGGTCTGGCAGAGCCCGAACAAATCTTGCCGCAATTGGCGCAGCAATATTTACCAACGTTTTTATATATCATTTTTGCCGGCGCGTTGATTTCGGCAATCTTGTCCACCGTCGACAGCGCACTCATGGCTGCCTCGGCGCTTTTGTCGCATAATCTAATCGTGCCGTTGCTGGGTACGATCGACGAAAGCCGAAAAGTTCGTATTGCAAGACTGGCTGTATTATTCGGCGGCATGGTCGCTTACTGGTTTGCCTTGCAAACCGACCGTGTTCACAGCCTAGTCGAGCAAGCTTCGGCATTCGGCAGTGCCGGCATCGTGACCGTGGTGGTATTCGGCTTATTCACGCGATTCGGCGGTGCTTACAGCGCTGCCGGGTCGCTTTTGGCCGGAACCGTTATCTGGACTGCCGGACACTATGCATTCGATTTGAAAACACCCTATCTCATCGCACTCGGCGGCGCAATTGCGGTTTATTCAACGATTGCCCTTTTAGAACTGAAACTTCATAAAATTGCCCCCTTATGA
- a CDS encoding cupin domain-containing protein — MSQIKIEHQPSEARLVELGVSDWDIWEKEVSKFSIDFDETETAYILEGEIIVTPEGGEPVRILPGDLVVFPEGLNSDWEVVKPLRKHYSYD; from the coding sequence ATGTCACAAATCAAGATTGAACATCAACCGAGCGAAGCCCGTTTAGTAGAATTAGGTGTTTCGGACTGGGACATTTGGGAGAAAGAAGTTTCCAAGTTTTCGATCGACTTCGACGAAACAGAAACGGCCTATATTCTCGAAGGTGAGATCATTGTAACGCCCGAAGGCGGCGAGCCGGTCCGAATCCTTCCAGGCGACTTGGTCGTTTTCCCCGAAGGTTTAAACAGCGATTGGGAAGTCGTTAAGCCATTGCGCAAACATTACAGCTACGATTAA
- a CDS encoding (2Fe-2S)-binding protein: protein MNQVRPDKNNDVLCTCSGTTDRQIRRLIDEGITDPERLSRITGACSGCGSCEPALMSLLNTASLKEPLV, encoded by the coding sequence ATGAACCAAGTAAGACCCGACAAAAATAATGACGTACTCTGCACCTGCAGCGGCACAACCGACCGGCAAATTCGCCGGCTCATCGATGAGGGCATTACGGACCCTGAAAGACTGTCGAGAATTACCGGCGCTTGCTCGGGCTGCGGTTCTTGCGAACCTGCGCTTATGTCTTTGTTAAACACCGCTAGCTTGAAAGAACCGCTCGTTTGA
- a CDS encoding heavy metal translocating P-type ATPase has protein sequence MADGNIKMGNMDTIQPTKHFSIAHRLNKRLRIIVPSLRKDRERAYILQILLLKREGVESVNITPQIGSLTIFYDPEKLPFENLLHLLDAVIANIGVQPREVLKSLKRDKNYSDKLAQDYVIGVGDMSCASCALYLEMVLQRQPDVLHASVNYISETARIKTYLPKDKLFKIIADNGYQGFSIDSLAERKLLFDLERKHLHKAKRQILALGKLSVPVWLLSAIGSKSRTLLLIQAVLAGAAIIGGGRDIFKKAFNQAKRGAAEMDSLVALGVGAAYTYSIPALFRPSRHVYFGAATAIIDFVTVGRYLEELAKNRAVQDIRKLVNLQPHQATLLKDGKELKIMAEQIEIGDILLIRPGERIPADGEVIKGLSSVNEAMVTGSAMPAIKEPGHRLYDGSINGSGVLQMRATATGKDTFLSGLIHMVDQAQASKLKIQKTVDSVASVFVPSVIVLSGATFGGWLLAGERVAHALSNAIAVLLISCPCALGLATPAATMVGTGQAARRGIYIRNGEALETAASIDTVLFDKTGTITEGVAEISDFFNISDFDDERLLQFAASAEFNSEHFLGQAIVRYAKERGMEIEESSQFHNAPDRGIRAQIGDRQLLLGSDLWMKQHQIDLTPLKATSKKLALQGKTLVYLAIDRRAAALFAATDTIRPNARQVVEHLHQAGIDTWMVTGDTELAARHISEQVGIVTVYSEADPAKKLALIRQLRESGHKVAMIGDGINDAPALAAANVSLVIDKGTDIAIEAADLVLLDGDIGKIADAIELSENTLSIIKQNLIWAFGYNAIAIPFAVAGKLNPAIASAAMALSSVSVIVNSLRLNRKK, from the coding sequence ATGGCCGACGGAAACATAAAAATGGGCAATATGGATACGATACAACCGACCAAGCATTTTTCGATTGCACACCGCTTAAACAAACGGCTCCGCATCATCGTTCCGAGTTTACGAAAAGATCGAGAGCGTGCTTATATCTTGCAAATTCTATTGTTGAAACGCGAAGGCGTTGAATCGGTCAATATCACGCCGCAGATTGGGTCGTTAACAATATTTTACGATCCGGAAAAATTGCCGTTCGAAAATCTATTGCATCTGCTTGATGCCGTAATCGCCAATATCGGCGTGCAACCGCGCGAAGTGCTGAAAAGCCTAAAGCGGGATAAAAATTATTCCGACAAACTTGCTCAAGACTATGTCATCGGTGTCGGCGATATGAGCTGCGCCTCCTGCGCATTATATTTGGAAATGGTCCTGCAACGGCAGCCTGATGTGCTTCACGCCAGTGTCAATTACATTTCCGAAACCGCGCGGATCAAAACTTACTTGCCGAAAGATAAATTATTCAAAATTATCGCGGACAATGGCTATCAGGGCTTTTCGATCGATTCCTTGGCCGAACGAAAATTATTATTCGATCTTGAGCGCAAGCATTTACATAAAGCCAAACGGCAAATACTGGCGCTGGGCAAATTGAGCGTGCCGGTATGGTTACTGAGTGCGATCGGCTCAAAATCGCGCACACTATTATTAATACAAGCCGTTTTAGCCGGTGCCGCCATTATCGGCGGCGGCCGAGACATTTTCAAAAAAGCGTTTAATCAAGCCAAGCGCGGCGCTGCCGAGATGGATAGTCTGGTTGCGCTAGGTGTTGGCGCGGCTTATACCTACAGCATTCCGGCATTATTTCGTCCCTCCCGTCATGTCTATTTCGGTGCAGCGACCGCGATTATCGATTTTGTGACGGTAGGCCGTTATCTGGAAGAACTAGCAAAAAATCGGGCGGTTCAAGACATACGCAAATTGGTGAATCTACAGCCTCATCAAGCGACATTGCTCAAAGACGGCAAAGAATTAAAAATCATGGCCGAACAAATCGAGATCGGCGACATTCTTCTGATCAGGCCGGGCGAGCGCATTCCGGCAGACGGCGAAGTGATCAAAGGGTTATCCAGCGTCAACGAAGCAATGGTAACCGGCTCGGCGATGCCCGCGATCAAAGAGCCCGGCCATAGACTCTACGATGGTAGCATCAACGGTAGCGGCGTACTGCAAATGCGCGCCACCGCAACCGGCAAGGATACCTTCTTGTCGGGTTTGATCCATATGGTCGACCAGGCTCAGGCGTCGAAATTGAAAATCCAAAAAACCGTCGATAGCGTCGCATCGGTGTTCGTGCCGTCGGTGATCGTATTGTCGGGTGCGACCTTCGGAGGCTGGCTGTTGGCTGGTGAGCGGGTAGCGCATGCTTTGTCCAATGCGATTGCCGTATTGTTAATTTCATGTCCATGCGCGCTCGGTTTGGCAACACCGGCGGCAACGATGGTGGGAACCGGTCAGGCGGCCAGGCGCGGCATTTATATTAGGAACGGCGAAGCCCTAGAAACGGCGGCGTCCATCGATACTGTTTTATTCGACAAAACCGGCACGATCACTGAAGGTGTTGCCGAAATAAGCGACTTCTTCAATATATCGGATTTCGACGACGAGCGTCTGTTGCAGTTTGCCGCGTCAGCGGAGTTCAATTCGGAACATTTTTTAGGTCAAGCGATTGTACGCTACGCCAAAGAGCGTGGCATGGAAATAGAAGAATCCTCGCAATTTCATAATGCGCCGGATCGGGGTATTCGCGCTCAAATCGGTGACCGTCAATTATTGCTTGGCAGCGATCTCTGGATGAAACAACACCAGATCGATTTAACACCGCTTAAAGCGACCTCAAAAAAACTGGCTCTGCAAGGCAAGACCTTGGTTTATCTTGCAATCGATCGGCGCGCGGCGGCGTTGTTTGCCGCTACCGATACGATACGGCCGAACGCCCGACAAGTTGTCGAACATTTGCATCAAGCCGGGATCGATACCTGGATGGTGACCGGCGATACCGAACTGGCGGCCCGACATATTTCCGAGCAGGTAGGGATCGTTACCGTGTATTCCGAAGCGGATCCCGCCAAAAAATTAGCATTGATTCGTCAATTACGCGAGAGCGGGCACAAAGTCGCGATGATCGGCGACGGCATTAACGATGCGCCGGCGCTCGCGGCCGCGAATGTCAGCCTGGTGATCGATAAAGGCACCGATATCGCCATCGAAGCAGCCGACTTGGTGCTGTTGGACGGCGATATCGGCAAAATCGCCGATGCCATCGAATTGAGCGAGAATACGCTAAGTATTATCAAACAAAATCTGATTTGGGCATTCGGTTATAACGCGATTGCAATACCGTTTGCAGTGGCCGGTAAGCTTAACCCGGCCATCGCCTCGGCAGCGATGGCTCTCAGTTCGGTGTCGGTCATCGTCAATTCGCTACGCCTGAACCGGAAAAAATGA
- a CDS encoding DUF2780 domain-containing protein: MIKKHCKYISPLFISLLTAGCAGTPESGQSVIGKVDSGLATIGQTAQTGRQTIEAGTAIASSVPATQTALTEALVGQLGVTQQQALGGAGAIFQAAKTNMTEQAFAGLSQSVPGMSEMLAAAPQVGGAAMLGGAGGTIGTMQSLYSSFSQLNLSPGMVNQFIPVVVDYVSGTSGQATSNLLRSALMP, encoded by the coding sequence ATGATAAAAAAACATTGCAAATATATCTCGCCCTTATTCATTTCACTTCTGACCGCCGGTTGCGCGGGTACTCCGGAGAGCGGGCAGAGTGTTATTGGTAAGGTCGACAGCGGCCTGGCGACGATTGGTCAGACCGCACAAACGGGAAGGCAAACGATCGAGGCCGGAACAGCGATCGCAAGTAGTGTGCCCGCGACACAAACCGCTTTGACCGAAGCGCTAGTCGGTCAATTGGGCGTCACTCAGCAACAAGCGCTGGGCGGAGCCGGCGCGATATTTCAAGCTGCTAAAACGAATATGACGGAACAAGCATTCGCCGGCTTGTCGCAATCCGTTCCAGGTATGTCGGAAATGCTCGCTGCTGCACCGCAGGTCGGTGGTGCTGCAATGCTAGGAGGCGCCGGTGGAACTATCGGTACTATGCAATCGCTATATTCGTCGTTTAGTCAACTGAATTTATCGCCGGGTATGGTTAATCAGTTTATTCCCGTGGTTGTCGACTATGTCAGCGGTACCAGCGGGCAAGCGACATCGAATCTGCTTCGTTCGGCTTTGATGCCTTAG
- a CDS encoding 2-oxoacid:acceptor oxidoreductase family protein, whose product MDGNTVAIMCERESSDAAGAYPITPSTQMGEYWAEEAAKGHLNISDRPLIFIEPEGEHAAAAVTAGLSMTGLRSTNFSSGQGIAYMHESLYAAVGKRLTYVLNIGARAMTKATLNVHAGHDDYHAIDDTGFFQLFAKKAQHVADLNIISHRIAELALNPGVIAQDGFLTTHLIESLLLPERELIKEYLGRPDDIIDTPTPAQRIIYGEKRRRIPEVWDVDNPMMAGIVQNQDAYMQSVAAQRPFFFDHIKELTDQAFEEYYQLTGRRYARVMTYKVEDADYLILGQGSVISSAEAVADYLRKTRGLKVGVVDLVMFRPFPADLLGKVLKGRKGVAILERLDQPLAEDPPIMRETRAVITKCIENGTHKKNIPYPDLSSYSFSEMPPLYSGSFGMGSRDLQPEGIIGAIENMLPNGKHKKRFYLSIDFIREHAFTPKQRAHQEAIQEAYPNVKELAVRGSENPNLMPPGAITVRFHSVGGWGAITTGKNLAMTLFDLLGYDIKANPKYGSEKKGQPTTYYLAAAPEPININCEYYFVDVVLSPDPNVFKHTNALAGLKKGGTFIIQSERKTADEVWADIPVHYQKMIIDNEIRVFYVDGFKIAREEATDPELQLRMQGIAFQGGFFAASPLMEKSGLSDVALLKAIEEQLQHKFGSKGQRVVDDNMRVVKRGFDEVHEIKNKVLGAQAEKTSGQLIAPIPSLLKTSPQSESKLSDIHRFWEQTGNFYLTGQGNDNLTDPFIGLSVMPATTSLFRDMTGIRFEHPEWVADNCTACGNCYTVCPDTAIPGLVSELSDVLDTVLKRVKRKHDKLEFLPKTVKQLEPKIRALFNEPHEGVTVNNMVNEAIDAVIEQESKDSLLATELQWFRDELGDFQFSLTRPYYDLHEKKAANSGGLFSITVNPTTCKGCMECVKVCDDDALRVVKQTDESIAKLREEWGFWSDLPNTPKKFHRVDDLEEKIGPLETILLDKGAYQSFASGDGACLGCSEKSVVHLFMATVESLMIPRVEKHVTYLQELIEKLEKHVQLKLMNTMNVTDTDMMSKIVAEMQGGDLTMSGIARRLEHEKGSSPIDQEWLTETTQTIAGLKHLHWKYTNGATGKGRSTMGMTNATGCTSVWGSTYPYNPYPFPWANHLFQDSTSLAMGIFEGHMAKMADGFKLIRKAELELSGKYNPRDHSEFFSYFNWEQFSDQEWKLCPPVVALGGDGAMYDIGFQNLSRMMASGKPIKVVVVDTQVYSNTGGQACTSGFVGQVSDMAQFGKVGKGKSESRKEIGLIGMAHRNTYVMQATLANTSHMIEGFIDGLMTKRPALFNLYTTCQPEHGVGDDMGAHQAKLVVESRAYPIFRYNPDKGVTPQEAFDLEGNPAMDKLWPTYELKYLEGGRQKSMEVAMTFADFALTEARFRKHFRKAPRDTWNENMVVLADFLKLDESEREGKFPFIWAVDSKQLLSRVLVSKTIVLSCEERRDFWIMLKAIAGIKDDKTTPVEDLESKIRTEVVGKIAKGLMKLAGDEGSGIMDLALDETETETSTGAAEVKADSMEPWLETENCTACDECINLNPNIFAYNNDKKAFIKDANAGPYSDLVKAAEKCTAGVIHPGLPADRSAADIEKWIKRGEKFN is encoded by the coding sequence ATGGATGGCAATACAGTAGCCATCATGTGCGAACGCGAATCCTCGGATGCCGCAGGCGCCTATCCCATTACACCTTCCACCCAAATGGGCGAATACTGGGCTGAAGAGGCGGCCAAAGGACATTTGAACATTTCCGATCGTCCTCTCATCTTTATTGAGCCGGAAGGAGAGCATGCCGCGGCTGCCGTGACGGCCGGATTGTCCATGACAGGCTTGAGGTCCACCAATTTTTCCTCCGGTCAGGGCATTGCCTACATGCATGAATCGCTCTATGCCGCTGTAGGAAAAAGACTGACCTATGTCTTGAACATAGGCGCAAGAGCCATGACCAAAGCCACTCTCAATGTGCATGCGGGACATGACGATTATCATGCGATTGACGATACCGGTTTTTTTCAGCTTTTTGCCAAAAAAGCCCAGCATGTGGCCGACCTGAATATCATCTCCCACAGGATTGCCGAATTAGCCTTGAATCCGGGCGTGATCGCCCAAGACGGCTTTTTGACGACCCATCTGATCGAGTCTCTTTTATTGCCGGAGCGGGAGTTGATCAAGGAGTATCTGGGTAGACCGGACGACATCATCGATACCCCTACTCCGGCTCAAAGAATTATTTATGGGGAAAAAAGAAGACGTATTCCTGAAGTGTGGGATGTGGACAATCCTATGATGGCCGGTATCGTGCAAAATCAGGATGCTTACATGCAAAGTGTCGCCGCTCAGCGCCCTTTCTTTTTCGACCATATCAAAGAACTGACCGACCAGGCTTTCGAGGAATATTATCAATTAACGGGGCGTCGTTACGCACGCGTCATGACCTATAAAGTCGAAGACGCCGATTACCTGATTCTAGGTCAGGGCAGCGTAATCTCTAGCGCCGAAGCGGTGGCGGATTACTTAAGAAAAACTCGCGGTTTGAAAGTCGGCGTGGTGGATTTGGTTATGTTCAGACCCTTCCCGGCGGATCTTTTGGGAAAAGTTTTAAAGGGCCGAAAAGGCGTCGCCATTTTGGAAAGGCTGGATCAGCCGTTAGCGGAAGATCCTCCTATCATGCGTGAAACCCGTGCGGTAATTACTAAATGTATCGAAAACGGCACGCACAAGAAAAATATTCCGTACCCGGACTTGTCTTCCTATTCATTCAGCGAAATGCCGCCTTTATATTCGGGCTCTTTCGGCATGGGCAGCCGCGATCTTCAACCGGAAGGCATTATTGGCGCGATAGAAAACATGCTACCTAACGGCAAGCATAAAAAACGCTTTTATTTGTCGATCGACTTTATCCGGGAACATGCCTTCACGCCCAAACAAAGAGCCCATCAAGAAGCCATTCAAGAAGCTTATCCGAATGTGAAGGAATTGGCTGTTCGCGGTTCTGAAAACCCAAACCTGATGCCGCCGGGCGCCATTACGGTAAGGTTTCACTCGGTCGGCGGTTGGGGTGCCATCACGACGGGTAAAAACCTGGCAATGACGCTGTTCGATCTTTTGGGCTACGACATCAAAGCCAATCCCAAATACGGTTCGGAGAAAAAAGGACAACCGACCACTTACTATCTTGCCGCCGCGCCCGAACCGATCAATATCAATTGCGAATACTATTTCGTCGATGTGGTGCTATCGCCCGACCCGAATGTTTTCAAGCATACCAATGCCTTGGCGGGTCTCAAAAAAGGCGGAACTTTCATCATTCAAAGCGAGCGAAAAACCGCCGATGAAGTTTGGGCCGACATACCGGTACATTATCAAAAGATGATCATCGACAATGAGATTCGAGTCTTTTATGTCGATGGATTCAAAATTGCGCGAGAAGAAGCAACGGATCCGGAATTGCAGCTCAGGATGCAGGGCATTGCCTTTCAGGGCGGTTTTTTCGCGGCCTCCCCTTTGATGGAAAAATCCGGACTCAGCGATGTCGCGCTGTTGAAAGCGATAGAAGAACAATTGCAACATAAGTTCGGCAGCAAAGGTCAGCGGGTCGTCGATGACAACATGCGCGTCGTGAAGCGCGGATTCGATGAAGTCCACGAAATCAAAAACAAAGTCTTAGGCGCTCAAGCCGAGAAAACCAGCGGACAATTGATTGCTCCGATTCCAAGTCTACTGAAAACCAGCCCGCAGAGTGAATCCAAACTTAGCGATATTCACCGGTTTTGGGAGCAGACCGGTAATTTCTATCTGACCGGCCAAGGCAACGATAATCTAACCGATCCCTTTATCGGTTTGAGCGTGATGCCGGCAACGACATCGCTGTTCAGGGATATGACAGGCATTCGCTTTGAGCATCCGGAATGGGTGGCCGATAATTGCACGGCTTGCGGCAACTGTTACACGGTTTGCCCAGACACGGCCATTCCCGGTTTGGTGAGCGAATTATCGGATGTGCTCGATACGGTTTTGAAACGGGTGAAACGGAAACACGACAAACTCGAATTTCTTCCTAAAACTGTCAAACAGCTGGAACCCAAAATTCGTGCGCTTTTCAATGAGCCGCACGAGGGTGTTACCGTGAACAACATGGTCAATGAAGCCATCGATGCCGTTATCGAACAAGAATCGAAGGACTCATTGCTCGCTACCGAACTGCAATGGTTCAGGGACGAACTCGGCGATTTCCAGTTTTCGCTGACTCGGCCCTACTATGACCTGCACGAAAAGAAAGCAGCCAATAGCGGGGGCTTATTCAGCATCACTGTCAATCCTACGACCTGTAAAGGCTGTATGGAATGCGTCAAGGTCTGCGATGACGACGCATTGAGGGTAGTCAAACAAACCGATGAATCGATTGCAAAATTGAGAGAGGAATGGGGCTTTTGGAGCGACCTTCCGAATACTCCGAAAAAATTTCATCGCGTTGACGACCTGGAAGAAAAAATAGGTCCTCTGGAAACCATCTTGTTGGATAAAGGGGCCTATCAAAGCTTTGCCAGTGGCGACGGGGCCTGTTTGGGTTGCTCCGAGAAGTCGGTCGTTCATCTATTCATGGCTACGGTGGAGTCCCTGATGATTCCTCGGGTCGAAAAACATGTGACTTATCTTCAGGAACTGATTGAAAAGCTGGAGAAACATGTTCAACTCAAATTGATGAATACAATGAACGTCACGGACACCGACATGATGTCCAAGATTGTCGCCGAAATGCAGGGCGGGGATCTGACCATGTCCGGGATTGCTCGTAGATTGGAGCATGAAAAAGGTTCTTCCCCGATCGACCAGGAATGGTTGACCGAAACGACGCAAACCATTGCCGGCCTGAAACACTTGCATTGGAAATATACCAACGGAGCCACCGGAAAAGGCCGCTCGACGATGGGCATGACCAATGCCACGGGCTGTACCTCGGTATGGGGCAGTACCTATCCGTACAATCCCTATCCGTTCCCTTGGGCGAATCATCTATTCCAAGACAGTACTTCCTTGGCTATGGGGATTTTTGAAGGTCATATGGCCAAAATGGCCGACGGATTCAAATTGATACGTAAAGCCGAATTGGAATTGAGCGGAAAATACAATCCCCGCGATCATAGCGAATTCTTCAGCTATTTCAATTGGGAACAGTTTTCCGACCAAGAGTGGAAGTTGTGTCCGCCTGTCGTGGCTTTGGGCGGCGATGGCGCGATGTACGATATCGGTTTCCAAAATCTTTCGCGCATGATGGCCTCGGGCAAACCCATTAAAGTAGTGGTTGTCGATACCCAAGTCTATTCCAATACCGGCGGCCAAGCTTGTACTTCGGGTTTTGTCGGTCAAGTTTCCGACATGGCGCAATTCGGCAAAGTCGGGAAAGGTAAATCCGAATCCAGAAAAGAAATAGGCTTGATCGGCATGGCGCACAGAAATACCTATGTCATGCAAGCCACGTTGGCCAACACCAGCCACATGATCGAAGGCTTCATCGACGGTTTGATGACGAAAAGACCGGCGCTGTTCAATCTGTACACCACCTGCCAACCCGAGCACGGAGTCGGTGACGACATGGGGGCGCATCAAGCCAAATTGGTTGTCGAATCCAGAGCCTATCCAATCTTCCGCTACAACCCCGACAAAGGCGTGACGCCTCAAGAGGCATTCGACTTGGAGGGCAACCCCGCGATGGACAAGCTATGGCCGACCTATGAACTGAAATACCTCGAAGGCGGTAGACAAAAATCGATGGAAGTTGCGATGACTTTTGCCGATTTCGCCTTGACCGAAGCACGGTTTAGAAAACACTTCCGCAAGGCGCCTCGGGATACTTGGAATGAAAATATGGTGGTTTTGGCCGACTTCCTGAAACTAGACGAATCCGAAAGAGAAGGGAAATTTCCGTTCATTTGGGCCGTGGATAGCAAACAACTACTCAGTCGGGTTTTGGTCTCGAAAACGATCGTACTGTCCTGCGAGGAAAGAAGGGATTTCTGGATCATGTTGAAAGCCATTGCCGGCATCAAAGACGACAAAACAACGCCGGTGGAAGATTTAGAAAGCAAAATCCGGACTGAAGTCGTCGGAAAGATTGCCAAGGGTTTGATGAAGCTAGCCGGTGATGAGGGATCAGGCATCATGGACTTGGCATTGGATGAAACCGAAACAGAAACCTCGACAGGCGCCGCCGAAGTCAAAGCGGATAGCATGGAGCC